TGTATTGcgttttgtaacgacccgacatcgTTTGCTCAAAAATACACTTAAAAAAAAATCTGAttcaatacatctggacggcgtccagcaaagaagctttggacggcgtccagaaagtctggacggcgtccaaatgatctGCCAGTTACTGATTTGGGTGTCCcacttacgtgagcggaaaacccgcttcccgacacttttaaacgaaaaccttttcacaacatgtcaatataagttaaactaagagatttccacaataaaatcaagttttacaactTCGGGCCcatatcggccgttttacgagtttcgtccaaaaatacaagtttcgaccgttctagtttaatttccaaacgacactagagcatggtgtttggggttaaactacccaattcttggccgaacttccaaaaagctaaacccccgagagccactactattccaaatgaatacctttgcccttgtccacgccggagcctaaaaaggtaaacaacgagagggtaagctaaagcttagtgaatgcaataattatacatatacatatataacctacttaattgcaatcacttacacaataccgcatacaagctagcaattcgacaactatgcaaacattatgcataaaccaataaccgcaattcaatataagctagcgacaccaaaagcatatagttcacaattaaatatgctaatacaaaattcacacaaccatggttaaccaatcatactagggaacggtactcgaaaaagtccgtcggagttcataacatccattagtgttacttaaacaccgcgtaatcactaatcccccggatgatgtcttgaacaccgcgactaacttatccccatgacaatgtggcgtattgaacaccgcgacgattccacatgtcaatcaaaacaatgagtggtgttttGAACACCGCgaaaattccactcccatgacaatgtggtgtcttaaacaccgcgacaataccacatgtcaatcaaaccaatgagtggtgtcttaaacaccgtgacaataccactcgttacttagaatgtggtgtcttgaacaccgcgacaattccacatttatacaacacaaataaatacattatatatgcacacgcataattattccactcaccttacgccttcggtgaattgatAAATCAAGCTCGCAgcttcaaggtaacgtacctattacattatgcacatatatcaatcattcattcaagttggtcaaccaacctaATTGCCATTCAAGTTccatttggcccatagtgcaaacgtgacccatttgcaccattcattctaacactaggtcgggattatgtcCAACCTTTACAAtaattcgattatggtcttaatacaccttttaacacaaggttatctcatttttacacccattaacccacttaggtcatcCAAGACTCATTTGAAccgtttcaaggttaacacactcatttgggtcactaacaaacccaaatacacccattcactttaaacactAAATGTGCTAGTTATTAACTAACGATTAAGACCCATATACACGATTTAACATTTcataaccctaggttagtcatctttgagtcctcatgacccaaacttacccaaaacccccaaatcactaacaaatgggttttatgttcatcactaacccaaaccctaacccttaaataattaaaacgaggaaatcaaggttaagacttaccactacaatcaaaatgtagctagggagtagatgaacaactttaaaacacgcactttgacccaaaactagcttcttcctctttggattgagctttctcccactaaaacccttctctctctctctagaatttaagtggatagGGAGtagtggttgaaaatggagtaatggcACTCCATGAACTGACCTAAAGGCCTtaaactcgttccataagtgaaattaccaaaaagcccctttACAATATCCAACATAAGACAGCTAGCCCGCCAGACTATTTGGACAGCGTCCAaaagtctggacggcgtcccgtcctttaCACCGGGACGGCGTCCcatcattctggacggcgtcccaaccttctgggaaaacaggatcttacacgtTTGCTGCATTCGCCAAAAAAGATTGTGTCATTCGCATATTGGAGATGGGATACCACGATCTTATCGTGACCGACGCAAATACCACGGAGTTGGTCATTTGTGATTGCACGTTTGGCGAGGATGTTAAGACCTTCGGCAGCTATGATGAATAGGAAAGGGGAGATTGAGTCACCTTGACGAATGCCCCTACCAGGGGTGAATTCCGAAGTAGGGGAGCCGTTGATGAGGATGGAAATGGAGGATGATGAGAGACATGCATTAATAAATTTTATCCACTTATTTCCGAAGCCCATACATCTCATAGTGTCGAAGAGAAAATCCCATTCGATGCAATCAAATGCCTTTTCAAAATCTACTTTAAAAATGAGacccttttgtttttttttctttttaattcatcaattatttcattcgcaattagAACGCTATCAAGGATGTTTCGACCTTTTAAGAAAGCGGTTTGTTCGATacctattattttatgtattatttttgCAAGACGGTTGGAGAGTATTTTTGTGAGAATTTTATAGTAGCTTCCAATTAGGCAAATGGGTCGGTATTCGTTGAAACCAATTGGGTTGGCTTTTTGGGAACTAATGTGAAGAAGGATGCGTTACACCCCTTGGAGATTTCAGTATTAAGCCAAAACCAATCTAGGGCGTTGATGAGATCCTCTTTTATCAACCACcaatattttttgaaaaatttcaTGTTGAATCCGTCAGGACCGGAGGCCTTTGAGCTTTCGCAGTCCTGAAGGGCATTCCACACTTCATTTTCAGAAAAACGGGCTTCAAGAAAGAGGTTATCCTCCTGGGTGATGTAGGAGCGATGAGGTTCGTTTTCAAATGGACATTTTCCTTTACGTTTTTTGGATTTAAATAGAGATTCAAAGTATTTAAGTGCCTCGTTTTTTATGATGTTAGGATCTTCTGACAACGAGCCGTTAAGAGAAATTCCACggatgttatttttatttatacttCTTTTAATGTAATTGTGAAAGTATTTGGAATTTTCATCACCTTCAAGGTTCCATTTAATACGAGACTTCTGTTTTAGCatgtttgttttctttttttctttactAATTTGTTGTATTTTATTATTAACCCAGGTTTCTTTTTCGGATTCGGTTAGTGGTCTAGTTTCAGCGATTTTTTCCCATTCGTTAGATGTATTTAGGTGAGCATTTATTTTGTTATCGAGATTATTTAGTTGTAGAATGCATTTTTTGAGTTCAAGTTTTACGTGTTTTAGTTTATTTCTAAGAATACAATCTGGTCGATTGCCACAAACAGGAAGGAGCCAGGTGTTTTTTATAATTTCATCGGCATTTTTGAGTTTTAACCAAGTATTGAAAACCCGCATAGGTTTTGGGCCGAAGTCAACGAAGGAGTTTCTCAGGATGATAGGGCAATGGTCAGACAGGTCACGATTGAGTGTTTTTGAGGAGATGTCAGGCCATAATTGGAGCATACTTTCGGAAATAAGGAAGCGATCAAGTTTACTGAATTTTAATTTGCTAATACAGATGCATGTGTACTTTTTTCCTCCAAGGGGAAGGTCTATAAGATTAGCATTTTGTatgaaattattaaagttatcagccCATGATTGTTTAAAGTTGCAGTTAAGCGTTCGATTTTAGTTCTAACTTCGTTAAAATCACCAAAGATAATGTGGGGAACATCGATGGAATCAATTAATTTATTAAGTTCAGACCAAAATCTGAGTTTTTTCTGATGTGAGTGTGGCTCGTATACGTTAATGAAGAACATATCCGAATCATAACCCACCCATTTGCCTTTGATGGCGAGAAAAAAATCTCCCTCAATGGCTAGGTCAAATAAGAAAGTGGAGGGATCCCAAATAAGAAGTAGTCCGCCCGAGGCCCCGATTGCATCTTTTTGGACAAACTTAAGGTTGGAGTTGTACCAGAAAGATTCAATTATGGAATCAGGGGAGTTACCACATTTTGTTTCTTGTAGACCAAGTATAACCGGATTTTCTTTATTACAAATATTTTTTAGCCAATTAATTTTACCCGTTTGACCCAAACCCCGAATATTAAGCGAAATACAAGACATTAGAAAACTTACAAAAACGATTAGGAGGGTGGAAATTCAGACGTCGGCGTCCCAGCGAATGCCAATTCCTTGACCGAACTCCTTTGTGTCAATAGTACCACTTGAGGTTTTATGAGTATTGTTCCCGTTCGTATCTTTGGATTTAGAAGATATCTTCGATGTGTTACAAGAGATTTTAGATGAAGTCGTCGCGTTGCGATATAGAGTTGAATACTTCAGTTTTTAACCACTTCTTGCACAATGCTTGGTGTAAAGAAATTTGGATCTTGTAACTTTCTTGTTAGAATCAATAGGCGGCTTATTGGTAGTGTTTGTTTACGATGGGATATTAGGGACTGGAATGTCACGCGATACCTTTTTGGTACTTGGGATGGCTGAGATTTTGGTCCTCTTTTTGGTAGCTGGCATATCAGGAGGGTATTCTTTGCTAATATCATTATCATTGGTCAAGTCTTGATCAGAGCTCGAAGACAGAGGTACCTGCACAGTGGGATTTACATAATCCAGTAGGTCTGCCGTAGGACTGATGTTAACCGGATGTGGGAATTCTGGGTCAAAAACCGTGGGCCTGGTGGGCTTGGCTTGGTTAAATTGGGCCGTGGGACAAGAATCATCACATATGGGAAAAGGAACAGCAGGCATGTCATGGTTGTTTATGACTGAATTAATCAAGTCATTAGGACTTAAGGGAATTGTAGGTTCATTTATAGGAGTGTTGTTTTCGGGTGTTGTGGGGATTGGGTGTGAATTGAATAGGTAGTTTGGATGAGAATCTGAGACATGGGTAGTTTCGTTTTCGTTTTCATTTTCGTTTGTAGGTTGTGAGGTGGTTTTGTTGTTGTCATGTTGTGGATTCGGGAAGGTGGAAGTTTCAATACGTTTTGAAGATGGAGGTGATTGTTGGTTGTCGGGATTTTCATGGGTATTGTGAGGGTTGGGATTATCATTGGTTGTGTTGGATATGTTGATGTCGGGTTGATGTGAGAAATTGTCATCAAAGTGTTGATCGTCATCCATATAAGATTCCTCATCGGATAAATAATCATCGGTTTGTGCCCCGTCTTCATCCCATTCCGACGATTCATTATCGATGGAGTTAAAATCAGCCTGTTGCTCGGAGCTTTCAATAACGAAGGCCGAGAAGATATTGGATTCGTAGTGAATATGAGCGTGCCCGTTTATGAATGCAAAAGAGTGTGTCATGATGAGTACCTTTCCTACCGAGAGATCTTGAGACCCCTTAACATCAATATGACAATTTTCTAGATCAATGACCTCGCCCCAACAATTTGCAATTTTGCGAATAGCATACTCGTTCCAACACGTAATGGGAACCCCTTTAATATGAAGCCAAACAAGACGTCCCGGGGAGGAATATTCATCCGGATCCCAGGGCCGAATATTATCTAACCAATTCCACAATGGATGTTTCTTACCAAATCCTTGGGGATTAAGTACATCAAAAGCAAGTCGATTGTCCTCAAAAATTAACATTATTTCTTTGCCCCCGAGGTAGCTAAATTATAtctttatcttttatatatatatatatcatcaatattaaatattataattatgatatgtATAAATAACACGTGTAATCATAATGTAATTGAGAATTTGTAAATATCGTTAAATTTCATGATATGTATGGTAGCTTAATTTCAATCTATATAAAAATTAGTTAAATTGagaaataataattaatttaatataattgaaAAATTAACACGTATGCAAATTTAATTCAGAATAATTGAAAAATTGACACGTAGGATTATGATCacgtgctttataataatgtatagatagatatagatttataatgttatattaatattaatattaattttaattttaattttaattttaattatatattattgtgATTATATATCGGGAAGCCACACAATTTTATTGTTTTGTGTTTTATGGCCCACCATATTCTATTGTATGTGATAGTTTGTTTATGGTATGTGACAGTTTGTTTATGGCTGTTTTTTCTAGGTTTCAGTTCCTTCATGCTTTGTGGTCCTTCAACAGAATGTAGGAGCCTCAAGCCATCATTAACGAGTTCAATTTTATGGTGCCTCACGAGGCTCGGGTTGTGAATGATGCGAGGTTTTGATGGCCTCAATGAATTTTGTTGTGCTATTTGCGTGTTTGTTCAATGTTCAGTTTATAATCGTTTTTCAATTGTTGAATGTTTGTTAGTTAGATCATTCTCAAATAGACTTGTTTGTACCAACACCAATTGTAACTTTTACGATCTTTTGGATCActtcaatttttatttatttttctatgCGCCCTTCACTTGAAAATTCAAAAGATGCCTCTTAAAAGTATCTTTAGAATAAATGACGTAGTAAGAATTTATCTAAAGATAACTCTAATGGCTATATAAAGAAATTCACATATGTTTAGTGATAGTAATGTATCGGATATAAATCAGGTGATCTCATCTTCATATAAAATTTTAAATCAATATCCAAATTTATATCCATTTAAATATAATTTATCAATCTATTTCATATCCATTAAATTAAAGGAGATAATGAATATTTGTTGAATATTCACATAATTATTCTCGGATATAGTGGCCTgcatctcttagcgagaggtcaggagttcgactctcgtggggtgcaacattgcacacaaggttgcccttTACCCTTGAATTTCACCCAAGGGTGCCTTTCGCACATTGCGTTGCTGGGGAAgtgggggaggggggttttactgcCCATGCCTTCGAATTGGGCCGAGTTTCCTCCTGAACAGCAGTTAGGGGCAGGTTATGCAACTGTGGGAGATGAacacgtgggtggttaagtcctccAGGGTAATCCCACACTGatgttcaaaaaatatatatatatttctaatataaaatGAAATAATTAAAATATCTTTaaaaaatataatgataacatAACATAATATGGTAATATACACTCACAAAAACTTGTTACCAATTGAGCATAATATGTTACAAttgtaagtattaatatcaaatatATGTTTTAACTAATGTTCTTGTAATCTCTAAACTTATTAGTAAGTCGAACATGAGTTATGATTTACAAATAACCAACCTGAATCAATTTAATGTACACCATATATACTCATAAAAAGATTTGAATTGTGATAACAACATGCTTAAGGTTGTCTTTAGCACGCTTGAAATACTTGTATATATCAGTTTGTTATAAATTTTATGAGGGCGGTTACCTAATTATAAAGTTTTTAAAGCGTATTAACTACTACTTTAGTACTCTCATAagcaaaatttaattatttttgtaaaatataCAGTAATCCTTAGGCTCTTATAAAAGAAAAAATTCTTTTATGGAAACAACCTACTGTATAAAATAAAATGTGGATCCGGAGCGAGTTTAATTTTCTTATGAAATCCGTGTTTATAACATTTTCAAGTCCACTTCCCACCCGTTAAGTTCATTATGTTTCAGTGAATACGCTTAATCGCCGACGGTGACTATTTCTCCGTCGTAACCGGCTTCGTGGATGGGCCATTCACACTCAATTGCATCCAGAATCACTAACCGCCGTCGTAAAAAAGTCATCGATCAACGTAATTTGATGTCAGCCAACGGTGCAAAGGAATTGCGTTCATTTTTAAAAGAAGATAAAATTGACGAAGAAGAATGCGATTCCGGCGACATGTCGATTCTTCCGGACGAGTGTTTAGCTTCTATTTTTCAATTTCTCGGATCCGGTGACCGGAAACAGTGTTCGTTAGTTTGCCGGCGGTGGCTTGAAATCGACGGACAGAGTCGTCACCGTATATCACTCAACGCACAATCGGAACTCACTGCCGTTATTCCGTCGTTGTTTATGCGATTCGATTCGGTAACGAAATTATCCCTAAAATGTGACCGTAGATCAGCAAGTATAGGTGATGATGCACTTGTTTCAATTTCTGAACGTTGCTTAAATCTTACGCGGTTGAAATTACGTTCGTGTAGACGGTTAACGGACATAGGTATGGCCAATTTTTCGAAAAATTGTAAAGGTTTGAAACAGTTTTCGTGTGGATCGTGTACTTTTGGTGCTAAAGGAATTAATGCAGTGGTTGAAAATTGCTCGGTTTTAGAAGAACTTTCGGTGAAACGATTACGTGGTATTAGTGATGGACCAGGAGCTGAAGTAATTGGACCTGGTTTACCTACATTATCTCTTAAGTTTATatgtttaaaggatttatataatgCACAGTGTTTTGGACCTTTGATGATGAAATCGAAAAATTTGAAAACGTTGAAATTGTTTAGGTGTTCGGGAGATTGGGATAAGTTATTGAAAATGGTTACTGATAATGTAGATGGATTGGTTGAAGTTCATTTGGAGCGGTTACATGTGACTGATGCTGGCTTTTCAGCACTGTCGAAATGTCCTAATTTGGAGATACTACATATGTTGAAAACACCTGATTGTTCGAATTTAGGTTTAGTTGCTGTTGCAGAGAGGTGTAGGCTTTTAAGGAAGCTTCATATTGATGGTTGGAAGACGAATAGGATAGATGATGAAGGGTTGATTGGTGTTTCGAAATACTGTTTTAATCTTCAGGAACTTGTGCTTATTGGTGTTAATTGTACTCGTGCTAGTTTAACTATGCTTGCAACTAACTGCCAGAAGTTAGAACGGTTGGCGTTATGTGGGAGTGAAACTGTTGGAGATGATGAAATTTCTTGTATCGCTGAGAAATGTATGAATTTGAAGAAGCTTTGTATTAAGAGTTGCCCTGTAACCGATCTTGCAATGGAAGCACTTGCGGGCGGTTGCCCGAATTTGGTGAAGGTTAAAGTGAAAAAGTGTCGTGCAGTGACCGGTGATGGTGCTGGTTTGTTGAGAGCTAGTAGGGAGTCATTGGCTATAAGTTTGGATGTTAATGAAGTTGAGAGTCGGGATGCAGCTAGTGATGATTTGGATGTTGTAGTTGAAGACCCTCCTTCAACTAGACATATCGAAGAGGCTACTAATGCTGCTGCTATTTTCTCTAGCAGAACTAGTAGATCAACATCATTTAAGGCAAGATTAGGTTTTATTACTGGGAGAAGTTTGGTTTCATGGCCGTTCACGAGGTGTTCAAGCTTCAACAATGGTTCCCAGGGTCGTTGAGGAAGAAATGGGTAATGATAATGAGATGAAACAGAATGAAATTTGCTGGTTTGTTATGCAGTCTTGTTTCAACTTTTTGATTCTCTATTGATG
This genomic window from Rutidosis leptorrhynchoides isolate AG116_Rl617_1_P2 chromosome 2, CSIRO_AGI_Rlap_v1, whole genome shotgun sequence contains:
- the LOC139889127 gene encoding uncharacterized protein, which translates into the protein MLKQKSRIKWNLEGDENSKYFHNYIKRSINKNNIRGISLNGSLSEDPNIIKNEALKYFESLFKSKKRKGKCPFENEPHRSYITQEDNLFLEARFSENEVWNALQDCESSKASGPDGFNMKFFKKYWWLIKEDLINALDWFWLNTEISKGCNASFFTLVPKKPTQLVSTNTDPFA
- the LOC139892269 gene encoding F-box protein SKIP2-like, whose amino-acid sequence is MGHSHSIASRITNRRRKKVIDQRNLMSANGAKELRSFLKEDKIDEEECDSGDMSILPDECLASIFQFLGSGDRKQCSLVCRRWLEIDGQSRHRISLNAQSELTAVIPSLFMRFDSVTKLSLKCDRRSASIGDDALVSISERCLNLTRLKLRSCRRLTDIGMANFSKNCKGLKQFSCGSCTFGAKGINAVVENCSVLEELSVKRLRGISDGPGAEVIGPGLPTLSLKFICLKDLYNAQCFGPLMMKSKNLKTLKLFRCSGDWDKLLKMVTDNVDGLVEVHLERLHVTDAGFSALSKCPNLEILHMLKTPDCSNLGLVAVAERCRLLRKLHIDGWKTNRIDDEGLIGVSKYCFNLQELVLIGVNCTRASLTMLATNCQKLERLALCGSETVGDDEISCIAEKCMNLKKLCIKSCPVTDLAMEALAGGCPNLVKVKVKKCRAVTGDGAGLLRASRESLAISLDVNEVESRDAASDDLDVVVEDPPSTRHIEEATNAAAIFSSRTSRSTSFKARLGFITGRSLVSWPFTRCSSFNNGSQGR